In Populus nigra chromosome 1, ddPopNigr1.1, whole genome shotgun sequence, one genomic interval encodes:
- the LOC133703961 gene encoding heavy metal-associated isoprenylated plant protein 41-like isoform X1 has product MKVQQKIVMEVPMNSSKHRTKAMKIAAVADGVNSVAIEGTDKVVVIGEVDSVKLAHALKKKFGHVMIVSVKEEKKEEKKTEEKDVLYWPNNYFHHYPPPMVCGDIYSPSQPPTCSIL; this is encoded by the exons ATGAAG GTGCAGCAAAAAATAGTTATGGAGGTACCAATGAACTCCAGCAAACACAGAACGAAGGCTATGAAGATTGCGGCGGTCGCAGACG GTGTGAATTCTGTGGCAATAGAAGGGACAGACAAAGTTGTGGTGATTGGGGAAGTTGATTCGGTTAAGCTGGCCCATGCCCTGAAGAAAAAATTTGGGCATGTTATGATAGTGAGTgtcaaagaagagaagaaagaagagaagaaaacggAAGAGAAAGACGTGCTGTATTGGCCAAACAATTACTTTCATCACTATCCTCCACCTATGGTGTGCGGAGACATTTACTCTCCATCCCAGCCTCCTACTTGTTCCATCCTTTGA
- the LOC133703961 gene encoding heavy metal-associated isoprenylated plant protein 41-like isoform X2: protein MKQKIVMEVPMNSSKHRTKAMKIAAVADGVNSVAIEGTDKVVVIGEVDSVKLAHALKKKFGHVMIVSVKEEKKEEKKTEEKDVLYWPNNYFHHYPPPMVCGDIYSPSQPPTCSIL, encoded by the exons ATGAAG CAAAAAATAGTTATGGAGGTACCAATGAACTCCAGCAAACACAGAACGAAGGCTATGAAGATTGCGGCGGTCGCAGACG GTGTGAATTCTGTGGCAATAGAAGGGACAGACAAAGTTGTGGTGATTGGGGAAGTTGATTCGGTTAAGCTGGCCCATGCCCTGAAGAAAAAATTTGGGCATGTTATGATAGTGAGTgtcaaagaagagaagaaagaagagaagaaaacggAAGAGAAAGACGTGCTGTATTGGCCAAACAATTACTTTCATCACTATCCTCCACCTATGGTGTGCGGAGACATTTACTCTCCATCCCAGCCTCCTACTTGTTCCATCCTTTGA